The genomic region AAAACTCCAGAGGCATCAGAAACTGAAGTTTCCCTATTGGCAACCCATACAACAGTCCCAGTCGACACTTTCTTGTACCAAATTCCCATATACCGGCTCTTAAAATTCCCAGGACTGAAAAATCCCAGTTCACAGTTTCCACCAGCTAACAAAAGCGTTTCACCATCTTTTATGGACTGCCCTGGAGTTATAGTGTTTAGTGCCAAAGTTCTTGTAGTAAAGAAGAGAAGCAAGCACATAAAAAGAACCATTAAGAAGGCCTCTTCCATTTTAGAGATAATAGATAGAAGGAGTGTACTCTTTGGTTATTCCTTTTCCTAGATTTTCATCATTTCTAGATCTGACAATAGCGACGTTGATATAAGCCTATTTATATGGACCAGACAAAAGATATAAACAAAGAGATAACATTGAAAATTGGCTGCTTTGACCATAATATGTTACATAATTGTTGACTGCATGGTAGCCATCATGCTTGAATATTTATTGCATTTTCAACAGAAATCCTGTTTTCTGGGTGCTATATAAAACCGCCATGAAACTTTCAAATCTACATAACAATTTTCCCCCCAAAATAATGGAATGGTGAAAATTGCAAAACAAAATCCTGATTGTTGATTTCTAACTTTCTTCACCTTCATAGCATAGTTTCTGGTTTCTGGTGCACATCTGGGTAACAGAAAAATTGTCAACCAGATGAAATTGATTTGattgaaacaaaacaaaacaaatcaaatcaaaacaattttattcaattaggAAGGTTTTGAATTAATTCTAGTTTGGTGTGCAATACAACCTCCCCATGTTcgaagaaaataatataaaaccttCATATCTATTTGTTGGGTTTTAACAGCAAAAGAGGAAAACAGAAGCAAGTAatccggatgaagtatgaagCTCTGTCTGAAAATAAAGTAACAAGGTAATAAACCCGAATGAAGAATGAAAGAAGTTTAAACTTCAAAGACTTTAGACTTGCAGAGAGAAACTACCAACAAAGCATAAATTTTTGGAAAAAATGAATTTTTCTTACTTTCCATTTCATCCGGCTAAAGTATATGTGATACAATAGAATAAGACAGTTACCTAATATCTAACTGCTACCACTAATATATGacttaagttaagctaaaatTACACACAAAAGAAGTTGACATATCAGCTATTACATCAAACATAAATGAACAACAATAATTCCTACTAACTTGAAGTCACATTACAAAGaaactaaatcaagttacaaatgAACAAAAGTTGTTGCTGCACTGGTTAGGCTTGGATGCTGGTTTCttgttgcattgcaggccaaaAATTTAACACTATTTAACACTATTTATTAAGtattatttttttgtaaaataataattataccaTTACTATTTTTATCATGtactttttatttactttattcaGTTTGGTCTATTTGtattacaaaataataaaatttaattactctaaattatATCGAAgtagtataaaattaaattatttttatcttctaCTAAGATTACGTATTTCAAACTTATgtttaattcaattatatattaacttctaaaattaaaaattaattatcattatttaaTACAGAGAAGTTTCCGATATGTGTTGTATTTCTCAGGAAGTGAAGCTGATAATTTTAGAGAAGaggaagaaaaggaaaagaagggcTACATCAACTACCTGACTTGTGAGTAATATAGAAGCACTATTGCAGGCAGTACAAAGCAGAAATTCATAAATTCTTCTCTTCTTTCGGTGTATGAATGAAGCAAGGCCTAATTGATTTATCCAAACATCTCATGAAGGTATTTTACAAGCGTCTATCGTGGCTCTAATGATGTAATAGATCTATACATGGAGGAAGTTTCATTTTTGACTGAGACAGAGTCAGTCATAGGCAGATTTCTTTCGATGAAAAACCCAGGCTGCTTTGGTTGGGGCAATACACTGTCACCGCACAACATGACCAAAACTAATGACATGTTAGGTCTGTCCGGGGGGCATTGTTGCACACATAATAGAGCTACATTGATGCATCTTAACCCTTCGGTTGCATCATACGAGTCGCCCAATGCAGGGTCGATTAGTTCTAATGGCCTCTTTTCCATCCACAATTTCCATGCCTGAAAAGTTGGAACCGCAAATGATATTATTGTTTGAGACAAAAGAAAACATGATTTGCTACAGTTCAGTCTTCAGGTCTTACATGTCCAAGAAGATTATGGTCATGTTCTGGATGGGAAAATCCCCTGTTTTTCTTTCCTGATAGTATCTCCAGAACCAAAACTCCAAAGCTGAAGACATCGGATTTCATTGAAAAAAGCCCATCCAAAGCATATTCAGGGGACATATAACCGCTGCAGGAGAAAAAATGGTAGATTAGAACTTTAAAAGCAACTTGGAATAATGCACCAAACAAGTCTCGCTTATATACATACTATGTTCCGACCACTCTTTTAGTTTTGGCCTGAGTCTGATCTACTCCGAACTTCCGAGCTAAGCCAAAATCTGATATCTTCGGATTCATGTTATGATCTAGTAAAATATTGCTTGCTTTGAGATCTCTATGGATAATCTTCAATCTAGAGTCATGGTGAAGATAAAGAACCCCTCTAGCAATTCCATCGACAATATGCATTCGTATACGCCAGTCCAGTAATTTGTTTCTTGTTTGATCTGCAACCAATAAAAAAGACatcagaaaaagaaataaaaagaaaatgggtACCACAAGACCAGGGGGCGAGGAAGGAAGGGGAGAAAAAGAAGTGCTGAGATGGTAGGTTTCGAACCGAAAATAAAGTAGTTCAAACTTTTGTTAGGCATGTACTCATAAACTAACATCTTTTCATCTTTCCTGATGCAGCAACCAAAAAGCTTTACAAGATTGCGGTGCTGGAGTTTGGAAATCAATGTTACTTCATTTTTGAACTCTTCCAGTCCTTGTCCCGAATTCTTTGAAAGTCTCTTCACTGCTATTTCTTGCCCCTCAATCAATGTTCCCTAAAATTTATAATGTTCAAAATGGTTAAATAGTGAGTGAAATATGGTTTGCAGAATACAGCTTATATACCTTGTAAACAGGACCAAATCCACCTTGTCCCAGAATGTTGTTGCTCGAAAAGTTATTAGTTGCCGTAGCTATGGTTGTGAAATCAAAAACAGGCAACTCTAAATCTTCCTTTCCATGTTCCCCTGGTTGTCATTGAATTAGTATAAGATGGATTGAAAatgattattttgttatatgataGTGGTTTTAATTGGCAACTGATCTGTTTACCTGTGTTTCTAAGCCTGATCTTCTGAACATACAACAACAATGCTAGTATTGTCATTCCGCTGGCTATTATTACAGAGATGGCTATGATTACAGCCTTCAGCTTTTCATTTAGCTTTCCTTTGCTTCGTATATGATCTGAAAGAATTAACGGATAATCagtcaaaaaaatggtttcatgTTTGAACATATACCCCAAATGTTTATGtctaattttatttatcaatCTAAATGGAAAACAAAGAAGGAACGTTACTCAGATCAGAAGTAGCCAGCCTGATATAAAGGTCCTGTCCACCCTCACTGAATTCTATGATGTCAATTAGGTCTCCAAACCACAGCAAGCAGCCGTGGCCTCCCCCTCGGACATCTAAATTCGCGTATGCAGTGCAAGAGCAATTCTTCAAACACAATTTCTCACACTCCTTAAGATCAATGCTAATGTTTGCCCAAGTTTTCGAAGTGTCCGGTAATTTTAGGCCAGTTTTCCTGAGAAAGCTGTCTCCACCATGACATGCCAGCGGTGTCCTTCGAGTACATCCATATGACCAATCTACTGAATTAATATCCCTGGGAGATGCTGATCTGTGGATGAACCCTTCCAAGCATTTACAAGGTGGAGATTCGTTGGTGCTGCAAGTAGCATATGATCCACAATAGGCATAGATTGAACATTGATCCGATTGCGATGTGGCGTAAACCTCCCAGTTATTTGTCCTCTCATTCCATATGGTGCGTTGTATTAGACCTGATGGATTCAATAAAAATCTTGTATAGATTGAATTGTTTTGCACCTGGTATGTGTAGTAGACCTCATTCTCATTCAAGACAAGCTCAAATGAATATAATGGATTAACAGGCAGTGGGCTTCCTGTGAGATAAAGACCATTCCATGAACCTGCTCTGA from Gossypium arboreum isolate Shixiya-1 chromosome 1, ASM2569848v2, whole genome shotgun sequence harbors:
- the LOC108482777 gene encoding LOW QUALITY PROTEIN: G-type lectin S-receptor-like serine/threonine-protein kinase At4g27290 (The sequence of the model RefSeq protein was modified relative to this genomic sequence to represent the inferred CDS: deleted 2 bases in 1 codon), which translates into the protein MEAFLMELVLCLLLFFTIRTWAIDTLTPGQSIKDGETLVSAGGSFELGFFSPGNSKSRYVGIWYKKVSTGTVVWVANRENLVSDASGVLSINEKGILSIMNGTKGIVWSSNTSRNSAEEPIAQLLDSGNFVVKDRNDSDSENFLWQSFDRPCDTFLPGMKIGINFVTGSERHASSWKNTEDPAPGIYTYRVDSQGYPQVVVKKGADILFRAGSWNGLYLTGSPLPVNPLYSFELVLNENEVYYTYQVQNNSIYTRFLLNPSGLIQRTIWNERTNNWEVYATSQSDQCSIYAYCGSYATCSTNESPPCKCLEGFIHRSASPRDINSVDWSYGCTRRTPLACHGGDSFLRKTGLKLPDTSKTWANISIDLKECEKLCLKNCSCTAYANLDVRGGGHGCLLWFGDLIDIIEFSEGGQDLYIRLATSDLNHIRSKGKLNEKLKAVIIAISVIIASGMTILALLLYVQKIRLRNTGEHGKEDLELPVFDFTTIATATNNFSSNNILGQGGFGPVYKGTLIEGQEIAVKRLSKNSGQGLEEFKNEVTLISKLQHRNLVKLFGCCIRKDEKMLVYEYMPNKSLNYFIFGSKPTISALLFLPPSSPPGLVVPIFFLFLFLMSFLLVADQTRNKLLDWRIRMHIVDGIARGVLYLHHDSRLKIIHRDLKASNILLDHNMNPKISDFGLARKFGVDQTQAKTKRVVGTYGYMSPEYALDGLFSMKSDVFSFGVLVLEILSGKKNRGFSHPEHDHNLLGHAWKLWMEKRPLELIDPALGDSYDATEGLRCINVALLCVQQCPPDRPNMSLVLVMLCGDSVLPQPKQPGFFIERNLPMTDSVSVKNETSSMYRSITSLEPR